The region TCACCAACGGATACCCCGGATCGGCGATTCCCGGCGAACCTGCGTCGGTCACCAGCGCGAGCGACTCCCCGGCCTGCAGTCGTTCGATCATGCGCGGCAAGCGGGCGCGCTCGTTGTGCTCGAACAGGCTGGTGAGCGGCGCCTGAATGCCGAGATGTTCGAGCAGCTTGCGGGTATGGCGCGTGTCCTCCGCCGCGATCCGGGTCACCGACCCGAGCACCTTCACGGCGCGCCGGGTGATGTCGTCGAGGTTTCCGATCGGCGTCGCAACGAGATAGAGGGTTCCCTCCCGTACGGGAGAGTCGTTGGCGGTCACTCGGCGGGCTCGCGAGGTGTCGTGTGGGACCCGCCTGAAAAAGCGCGGCGGGACGTTAGCATGGGGGTGTCGGAGCGTCTACCCCGCGGCATGGACTGCGCCCCCCGCGACCGCGCGCCACGCCGCGATCGCCTGCTCGACGCCGGCGTCGTCGACGTCGAGATGTGCGATCGCCCGCAGCCGGCGGGTGCCGAACGGAACCATCCAGACGCCGCGCTCCGCCAGGCCCTCGAGAACCGTGGTCGGATCGAGCGCCGGATGCTCCAGCTCCACGATCACGATGTTGGTGTCGGGCTCCGGGACCCGCACTCCCGGCGTCTCGCGAAACCCGGCCGCCAGCGAACGCGCGCGGCGATGATCGTCGGCGAGCCGCTCGACGTGATGATCCAGCGCGTGCAGGCATGCCGCGGCGAGGATGCCGACCTGCCGCATCGCGCCGCCCCAGCGCTTGCGCACCCGCCGCGCAGCCAGCATGCGCTCGGCCGGTCCGATCAGGATCGAGCCGATCGGCGCACCGAGACCCTTGGAGAAGCACATCATCACGGTGTCGGCGATCGCGGCCCATTCTCGGATCGGAATGCCGCTGGCGACGCTGGCGTTCCACAGTCGCGCACCGTCGAGATGCACGCCGAGCCCGCGCGACCGCGCCACCTCGGAGAGCGAACGCAGCTCGGCGAGCGGCACCACCACGCCGCCGGCGCGATTGTGCGTGTTCTCGACGCACACCAGACGCACCCGCGCGACGTGCTCGTCCTCACCGCGCAGCGCCGCGGTCAGATCCGCGACCGCGAGCGCACCGCGAGCTCCGGCGACCGTGTGCGCCAGCACGCCGCTGTTGGCCGCGAGGCCGCCCTGCTCGTAGAGGAAGATGTGAGACTCGCGCTCCATCACCGCCGCGTCGCCGGGGCCGGCCGCGGTTGCGATCGCGAGCTGATTCCCCATCGTGCCGCTCGGGACGTACACGGCGGCTTCCTTTCCGCTCAGCTCCGCGACCCGGCGCTCGAGGGCCTGAACGGTCGGGTCGTCGCCGAACACGTCGTCGCCGACCACCGCTTCGGCCATGGCCCGGCGCATCGCCGGTGTGGGGCGCGTGACGGTGTCGCTGCGGAGGTCGACGATCGGAGAGGTCGGGCTCATGGTGGAAGCGCCGGGCGCGCAACGCGGCCGCCGTTCGGGCGGCATGCTCGCGCAAATCGTAGCCTCGCGCCAGTGCTCGACCGGCGCGCTGCGAAACCGCTCGGAACGGTCGCGGTGACAAGGGCAGGTCAAGCGGTACCCGCCACCACACCGTGACGAAACGAACCCGCCCGAGCTGCGTCTATACTGCCGACGCACGCGGGTCCCGCTCGAGCGAAGGTCGCCGGCCGGTCCGCACCCAGGAGGCTCGAAGCCACATGTTCGGATACTTCGACAAGACCATGCTGCTGCTGCTCCCCGCGCTGGCGTTCGCCATGTGGGCCCAGTGGAAGGTGCAGAACACTTATCAGAAGTTCTCGCGCGTGCGGGCCGCGAACGGGATGACCGGGCGGCAGATGGCAGAGACCATCATGCGGCGCAACGGCGTCGAGGACGTCGCGATCGAAGAGGTCGGTGGCGTGCTGAGCGATCACTATGACCCGCGCGCGAAGAAAGTCCGGCTGTCGTCTCACAACTTCCGAGACGGCTCGATCGCTTCGATCGCGGTCGCGGCGCACGAGGTCGGACACGTGCTCCAGCACGCTCAAGGTTACGCGCCGCTCGCGATCCGCAGCGCGGTCGCGCCGGTTGCGAGCTTTGGAAGCATGGCGGCGTTCCCGCTGTTCTTCATCGGCTTCGTGTTCGGCAACGGGCGGCTGCTGTGGCTCGCCGACATCGGCATTCTGTTCTTCGCCGGCGCGGTGTTGTTCCACCTCGTCA is a window of Candidatus Eisenbacteria bacterium DNA encoding:
- a CDS encoding aminotransferase class I/II-fold pyridoxal phosphate-dependent enzyme, which codes for MSPTSPIVDLRSDTVTRPTPAMRRAMAEAVVGDDVFGDDPTVQALERRVAELSGKEAAVYVPSGTMGNQLAIATAAGPGDAAVMERESHIFLYEQGGLAANSGVLAHTVAGARGALAVADLTAALRGEDEHVARVRLVCVENTHNRAGGVVVPLAELRSLSEVARSRGLGVHLDGARLWNASVASGIPIREWAAIADTVMMCFSKGLGAPIGSILIGPAERMLAARRVRKRWGGAMRQVGILAAACLHALDHHVERLADDHRRARSLAAGFRETPGVRVPEPDTNIVIVELEHPALDPTTVLEGLAERGVWMVPFGTRRLRAIAHLDVDDAGVEQAIAAWRAVAGGAVHAAG
- a CDS encoding zinc metallopeptidase, producing the protein MFGYFDKTMLLLLPALAFAMWAQWKVQNTYQKFSRVRAANGMTGRQMAETIMRRNGVEDVAIEEVGGVLSDHYDPRAKKVRLSSHNFRDGSIASIAVAAHEVGHVLQHAQGYAPLAIRSAVAPVASFGSMAAFPLFFIGFVFGNGRLLWLADIGILFFAGAVLFHLVTLPVEFDASKRALAQLQTTGAIAPQEVAGAKQVLDAAALTYVAAAAMAALQLLRMVLLRNSRN